One Lysobacter enzymogenes DNA segment encodes these proteins:
- a CDS encoding MerR family DNA-binding protein — protein sequence MKIGEFAQRVGVGIDTVRYYERQGLLPLPMRQLSGYRRFETKDVARLQFVRRAKSLGFTLAEIRELLALLGSRGSDMAGVKAATTQKLADVEAKLAELVHIRDLLQMLLDSCPGRGAVECCPIVNALEGEKHMSGPHPLEKPSDGTTAPQRSCCSAARTCETQDAASAVDPICGMQVNIETTQHHAEQSGVGYYFCSAQCRQQFLESGAPAAR from the coding sequence TTGAAGATCGGGGAGTTCGCGCAACGCGTCGGGGTCGGCATCGACACCGTGCGCTACTACGAACGGCAGGGCCTGCTGCCGCTGCCGATGCGGCAGCTGTCGGGCTATCGGCGCTTCGAAACCAAGGACGTGGCGCGGCTGCAGTTCGTCCGCCGCGCCAAGAGCCTGGGCTTCACCCTCGCCGAGATCCGCGAACTGCTGGCCCTGCTCGGCAGCCGCGGCAGCGACATGGCCGGGGTCAAGGCGGCGACCACGCAGAAACTCGCCGACGTCGAAGCCAAGCTCGCCGAGCTCGTGCACATCCGCGACCTGCTGCAAATGCTGCTCGATTCGTGTCCCGGCCGCGGTGCGGTCGAATGTTGTCCGATAGTCAACGCCTTGGAGGGAGAGAAGCACATGAGCGGTCCGCATCCATTGGAGAAACCGTCCGATGGCACCACAGCCCCGCAGCGCAGCTGTTGCTCGGCCGCGCGCACCTGCGAGACGCAGGACGCCGCCAGCGCGGTCGATCCGATCTGCGGCATGCAGGTGAACATCGAAACCACGCAACACCACGCCGAGCAGTCGGGCGTGGGCTACTACTTCTGCTCGGCGCAATGCCGCCAGCAGTTCCTGGAATCCGGCGCGCCGGCCGCGCGCTGA
- a CDS encoding HOASN domain-containing protein: protein MSATRMILDDTHAAVPQPPSAPHSALAAAPESLIQALRPDASYAQLALAADELLALTRRGLAGDSAAYAQYQSILLDLHLPADPASEPTRRWLASQVYRVEDEFAPALPDFQPVPVEQFRAAIDAEIESRTRVRHPMSQYLFQGQPSERDVRFFLEHHWIRSYNFYSLLAELAFRFEDIRDASVFYRNLYGEAGAETPDRSHPALLSHLMTHFDIPLRIDFAALHPLEKAYLNNRIRCVRHTDVAWGLSLLYAVESVSCVNHLRIYELLQRMGVPEGPSEFHRLHGTQDEIDTEEMWELIAKYAQSETFQRTFMQSLARHFDINRAYFDLLWRQMQGPSFH from the coding sequence ATGAGCGCCACCCGCATGATCCTCGACGACACTCACGCCGCCGTACCGCAACCGCCGTCCGCGCCGCACTCGGCCCTGGCCGCGGCGCCCGAATCGCTCATCCAGGCACTGCGTCCGGACGCGTCCTACGCGCAACTCGCGCTCGCCGCCGACGAACTGCTGGCGCTGACCCGCCGCGGCCTGGCCGGCGACTCCGCGGCCTACGCGCAGTACCAGTCGATCCTGCTCGACCTGCACCTGCCGGCCGATCCGGCCAGCGAGCCGACCCGGCGCTGGCTCGCCAGCCAGGTCTATCGGGTCGAAGACGAATTCGCCCCCGCGCTGCCCGACTTCCAGCCGGTGCCGGTGGAACAGTTCCGCGCCGCCATCGACGCCGAAATCGAATCGCGCACCCGCGTGCGCCACCCGATGTCGCAATACCTGTTCCAGGGCCAACCCTCCGAGCGGGACGTGCGCTTCTTCCTCGAGCACCACTGGATCCGCTCGTACAACTTCTACAGCCTGCTGGCCGAGCTGGCGTTCCGCTTCGAGGACATCCGCGACGCCTCGGTGTTCTACCGCAACCTCTACGGCGAAGCCGGCGCGGAAACGCCCGATCGCTCGCATCCGGCGCTGCTCTCGCACCTGATGACCCACTTCGATATCCCGCTGCGGATCGACTTCGCCGCGCTGCACCCGCTGGAAAAGGCCTACCTCAACAACCGCATCCGCTGCGTGCGCCACACCGACGTGGCCTGGGGCCTGTCGCTGCTGTACGCGGTCGAATCGGTCAGCTGCGTCAACCACCTGCGCATCTACGAGCTGCTGCAGCGCATGGGCGTGCCCGAGGGACCGAGCGAGTTCCACCGCCTGCACGGCACCCAGGACGAGATCGACACCGAGGAGATGTGGGAGCTGATCGCCAAGTACGCGCAAAGCGAAACCTTCCAGCGCACCTTCATGCAGTCGCTGGCCCGCCACTTCGACATCAACCGCGCCTACTTCGATCTGCTGTGGCGCCAGATGCAAGGCCCCTCCTTCCACTGA
- a CDS encoding HOASN domain-containing protein, which produces MNAVMNATMPASVAPNHSLPQLDSLQSNRARILARALHPEAPYAHLQTAGKTLSELAESALKGDRDAHHEYQKLLYILSLSDDTGTALTRRWLSNEGYRVEERHIPAADVPHALSEAEFLARIEREVAARSREKHPMSEYIFEGRASRAQLQVFLRRQWFRTFRLYRDAADLLVNLVDVDEAAALGRYLYGELGEESEQGSHPRLLAKLLRAIGLDADFQAVSTLPEEIAYLNNRVRSFRNPDVGWGLAVFYITEIVVPGNHEKLYKALLKAGLSEDEAEYYRIHVSLVPPRAKREWSLIAKRLPDHAFQKSFLTSLAQHFRVERAYYDAVWDEMRAVQ; this is translated from the coding sequence ATGAACGCAGTCATGAACGCCACCATGCCCGCCAGCGTCGCCCCGAATCATTCGCTGCCCCAGCTCGACTCGCTGCAGAGCAACCGCGCCCGCATCCTGGCCCGCGCCCTGCATCCCGAGGCGCCGTACGCGCACCTGCAGACCGCCGGCAAGACCTTGTCGGAACTGGCCGAAAGCGCGCTCAAGGGCGACCGCGACGCGCACCACGAATACCAGAAGCTGCTGTACATCCTCTCGCTCAGCGACGACACCGGCACCGCGCTGACCCGGCGCTGGCTGTCCAACGAGGGCTACCGCGTCGAGGAGCGCCACATCCCCGCGGCCGACGTGCCGCACGCGCTGTCGGAAGCCGAGTTCCTCGCCCGCATCGAGCGGGAAGTCGCGGCGCGCTCGCGCGAGAAGCACCCGATGTCGGAATACATCTTCGAAGGCCGCGCCAGCCGCGCGCAGCTGCAGGTGTTCCTGCGCCGGCAGTGGTTCCGCACCTTCCGCCTGTACCGCGACGCCGCCGACTTGCTGGTCAACCTGGTCGACGTCGACGAAGCCGCCGCGCTGGGCCGCTATCTCTACGGCGAACTCGGCGAAGAGAGCGAACAAGGCTCGCACCCGCGCCTGCTCGCCAAGCTGCTGCGCGCGATCGGCCTGGACGCCGATTTCCAGGCGGTCAGCACCCTGCCGGAAGAGATCGCCTACCTCAACAACCGCGTGCGCAGCTTCCGCAACCCGGACGTGGGCTGGGGCCTGGCGGTGTTCTACATCACCGAGATCGTCGTGCCGGGCAACCACGAGAAGCTGTACAAGGCGCTGCTCAAGGCCGGCCTCAGCGAAGACGAGGCCGAGTACTACCGCATCCACGTCAGCCTGGTGCCGCCGCGGGCCAAGCGCGAGTGGTCTCTGATCGCCAAGCGGCTGCCCGACCACGCCTTCCAGAAGTCGTTCCTGACCTCGCTGGCACAGCACTTCCGGGTCGAGCGCGCGTACTACGACGCGGTCTGGGACGAGATGCGCGCCGTGCAGTAA
- the purB gene encoding adenylosuccinate lyase: MPSHVTESRLYGGVYSAPEFAAVFCDRNQLRQWLEVERALALTQAEMGLIPAQAAREIDRAACAEQFDLVALGQENRRTGHILVPTIRALAERCGGGWGEYVHYGVTTQDILDTGLMLQIKQAWALTLARLRSIREHLLALARAHRSTPMVARTHGQQALPTTFGYKVAVWIDEIDRHLQRFDETHERVMVGNLTGAVGTMAAFGAHGFELQRRTLARLGLGAPRTSWHCARDRILDVAGLLVQVAVTIGRIANEVYHLQRTEIDEVREGAPAGKIGSSTMPHKQNPSTIDLISALSRMIRAQMLALTDAAFHQHERDGTAWRIEWAALPEIFVYAGALLARMDEVLAAGLEIRVERMRSNLDLLGGRLLSERVMLALGERVGKQTAHELVHEASMHARHGDLPFRDALLGDARIRGAFAAQALEDLLDPVTYVGLAADMVDLVAGDGAHDTSGATASGH, translated from the coding sequence ATGCCCAGCCACGTCACCGAATCGCGCCTCTACGGCGGCGTCTACTCCGCGCCGGAGTTCGCCGCGGTGTTCTGCGACCGCAACCAGCTGCGCCAGTGGCTGGAAGTCGAGCGCGCGCTGGCGCTGACCCAGGCCGAGATGGGGCTGATCCCGGCGCAGGCGGCGCGGGAAATCGACCGCGCCGCCTGCGCCGAACAGTTCGACCTGGTCGCGCTGGGCCAGGAAAACCGCCGCACCGGCCACATCCTGGTGCCGACCATCCGCGCCCTGGCCGAACGCTGCGGCGGCGGCTGGGGCGAGTACGTGCATTACGGCGTGACCACCCAGGACATCCTCGACACCGGCCTGATGCTGCAGATCAAGCAGGCCTGGGCGCTGACCCTGGCGCGGCTGCGTTCGATCCGCGAACACCTGCTGGCGCTGGCGCGCGCGCACCGCAGCACGCCGATGGTCGCGCGCACCCACGGCCAGCAGGCGCTGCCGACCACGTTCGGCTACAAGGTCGCGGTGTGGATCGACGAGATCGACCGCCACCTGCAGCGCTTCGACGAAACGCACGAACGGGTCATGGTCGGCAACCTCACCGGCGCGGTCGGCACAATGGCCGCGTTCGGCGCGCACGGCTTCGAACTGCAACGGCGCACCCTGGCCCGGCTCGGCCTGGGCGCGCCGCGCACCAGCTGGCACTGCGCGCGCGACCGCATCCTCGACGTCGCCGGGCTGCTGGTGCAGGTCGCGGTCACGATCGGGCGCATCGCCAACGAGGTCTACCACCTGCAGCGCACCGAGATCGACGAAGTCCGCGAGGGCGCGCCGGCCGGCAAGATCGGCAGCAGCACCATGCCGCACAAGCAGAACCCCTCGACCATCGACCTGATCAGCGCGCTGTCGCGGATGATCCGCGCGCAGATGCTGGCGCTCACCGACGCCGCGTTCCACCAGCACGAACGCGACGGCACCGCGTGGCGGATCGAATGGGCGGCGCTGCCGGAAATCTTCGTCTACGCCGGCGCGCTGCTGGCGCGCATGGACGAAGTGCTCGCGGCCGGCCTGGAGATCCGGGTCGAACGCATGCGCAGCAACCTCGACCTGCTCGGCGGCCGGCTGCTGTCGGAGCGGGTGATGCTGGCGCTGGGCGAGCGGGTCGGCAAGCAGACCGCGCACGAACTGGTCCACGAAGCCTCCATGCACGCGCGCCACGGCGACCTGCCGTTCCGCGATGCGCTGCTCGGCGACGCGCGCATCCGCGGCGCGTTCGCCGCGCAGGCGCTGGAGGACCTGCTCGATCCGGTGACCTACGTAGGACTGGCCGCCGACATGGTCGACCTGGTCGCCGGCGACGGCGCGCACGACACATCGGGCGCAACCGCGTCCGGGCACTGA
- a CDS encoding class-II fumarase/aspartase family protein: MEPQTLVQIPLPPPAAFTASAHCADGHTHALADCRHEHSHVLDSKTHGGGYAHAATRAIFCSRCRLQRWLDVEAALAMAQADVGMIPRAAALEIQRRAVLPAMDLERIAEGVARTGHSLMPLLHALQDACSPDAREFVHYGATTQDIQDTAQSLELRDVLDTLDEALDGLLLRLSALADRHRNSVMVARTHSIPALPTTFGLKVAGWIDELLRHRDRLRQARQRVLVVQLFGGVGTMAAFGPKAMPLLEAFARRLGLDVPLAGWHVARDRVAEFVSTLAMMTATLARAADEIRTLNRWEIGEVEVGWNEHQIGSSTMPHKRNPEGCEQVVVMARLAKAQVALALDAMILEHERDYRGTRLEWCAVADVSHYALMATSLLTDTVAGLTVNAAAMERNARAFSDSICMEAFVFEMAGKLGKSSAYEIIFELTQACQRDRVPIREAVEADPRVLAAVGEGRLARLFEPQAHLGMAAAIVDGVLAEVGHRR; the protein is encoded by the coding sequence ATGGAACCCCAGACCCTGGTCCAAATCCCGCTGCCGCCGCCCGCGGCGTTCACCGCCTCGGCCCATTGCGCCGACGGCCACACCCACGCGCTCGCCGATTGCCGGCACGAGCACAGCCACGTACTCGATTCCAAGACCCACGGCGGCGGCTACGCCCACGCCGCCACCCGCGCGATCTTCTGCAGCCGTTGCCGCCTGCAGCGCTGGCTCGACGTGGAAGCCGCGCTGGCCATGGCCCAGGCCGACGTCGGCATGATCCCGCGCGCGGCCGCGCTGGAAATCCAGCGCCGCGCGGTGCTGCCGGCGATGGACCTGGAACGCATCGCCGAAGGCGTGGCCCGCACCGGCCACTCGCTGATGCCTTTGCTGCACGCGCTGCAGGACGCCTGCAGCCCCGACGCGCGCGAGTTCGTCCACTACGGCGCCACCACCCAGGACATCCAGGACACCGCGCAATCGCTGGAACTGCGCGACGTGCTCGACACGCTCGACGAAGCGCTCGACGGCCTGCTGCTGCGGCTGTCGGCGCTGGCCGACCGCCACCGCAACTCGGTGATGGTCGCGCGCACCCATTCGATCCCGGCGCTGCCGACCACCTTCGGGCTCAAGGTCGCCGGCTGGATCGACGAACTGCTGCGCCACCGCGACCGCCTGCGCCAGGCGCGCCAGCGGGTGCTGGTGGTGCAGCTGTTCGGCGGCGTCGGCACCATGGCCGCGTTCGGGCCCAAGGCGATGCCGCTGCTGGAAGCGTTCGCGCGCCGGCTCGGCCTGGACGTGCCGCTGGCCGGCTGGCACGTGGCGCGCGACCGCGTCGCCGAATTCGTCAGCACCCTGGCGATGATGACCGCGACCCTGGCGCGCGCGGCCGACGAGATCCGCACCCTCAACCGCTGGGAGATCGGCGAGGTCGAGGTCGGCTGGAACGAGCACCAGATCGGCAGCAGCACCATGCCGCACAAGCGCAATCCCGAGGGCTGCGAGCAGGTGGTGGTGATGGCGCGGCTGGCCAAGGCCCAGGTCGCGCTGGCGCTGGACGCGATGATCCTGGAACACGAGCGCGACTACCGCGGCACCCGCCTGGAATGGTGCGCGGTCGCCGACGTCTCGCACTACGCGCTGATGGCGACCAGCCTGCTCACCGACACCGTCGCCGGCCTCACCGTCAACGCCGCGGCGATGGAGCGCAACGCGCGCGCCTTCAGCGACTCGATCTGCATGGAAGCGTTCGTGTTCGAGATGGCCGGCAAGCTCGGCAAGAGCAGCGCCTACGAAATCATCTTCGAGCTGACCCAGGCCTGCCAGCGCGACCGCGTGCCGATCCGCGAGGCGGTCGAGGCCGATCCGCGCGTGCTCGCCGCGGTCGGCGAAGGCCGGCTGGCGCGGCTGTTCGAACCGCAGGCGCACCTGGGCATGGCCGCGGCCATCGTCGACGGCGTGCTCGCCGAAGTCGGCCACCGCCGCTGA
- a CDS encoding class I SAM-dependent methyltransferase, giving the protein MADGNAIDTDKVEKFSARIMEDYGNTLRGAMLYIGDKVGLFKALWRLGAVTQEELARDTGLNARYLREWLGSMVTGGYLDYEPQTRRYRLPDEFAPVLADEDSPYFAGGILQLSVPFVSMAPRIAEAFRNGGGAPEEAYPLETWQGMERMTMPWYKHHLVQRWIPSLDGVEDKLRAGGTVMDFGCGSGLAAITMALAYPKSRVVGCDFHLPSIERARANAVAAGVADRVSFEVADSDVLVGQTFDFVTTFVVIHDAADPQQMLRDLRAATADDGTYLMVELNLSEELHENMNLFGRVMYPQSTLYCMTCSLSHDGAGLGAFMGEKRARAMASEAGFGRFRKVPSERPPLPALFELRP; this is encoded by the coding sequence ATGGCTGACGGCAACGCGATCGACACCGACAAGGTCGAGAAATTCTCGGCCCGGATCATGGAGGACTACGGCAACACCCTGCGCGGGGCGATGCTCTACATCGGCGACAAGGTCGGCCTGTTCAAGGCGCTGTGGCGCCTGGGCGCGGTGACCCAGGAGGAACTGGCGCGCGACACCGGCCTCAACGCGCGCTACCTGCGCGAGTGGCTCGGCAGCATGGTCACCGGCGGCTACCTCGACTACGAGCCGCAGACGCGGCGCTACCGCCTGCCCGACGAGTTCGCGCCGGTGCTGGCCGACGAGGACTCGCCCTACTTCGCCGGCGGCATCCTGCAGCTCAGCGTGCCGTTCGTGAGCATGGCCCCGCGCATCGCCGAGGCCTTCCGCAACGGCGGCGGCGCGCCGGAGGAGGCCTACCCGCTGGAGACCTGGCAAGGCATGGAGCGCATGACCATGCCCTGGTACAAGCACCATCTGGTGCAGCGCTGGATTCCCTCGCTCGACGGGGTCGAGGACAAGCTGCGCGCCGGCGGCACGGTCATGGACTTCGGCTGCGGCAGCGGCCTGGCCGCGATCACCATGGCCCTGGCCTATCCCAAGTCGCGCGTGGTCGGCTGCGACTTCCACCTGCCTTCGATCGAACGCGCGCGCGCGAATGCCGTAGCGGCCGGCGTCGCCGACCGGGTCAGTTTCGAAGTCGCCGATTCCGACGTCCTGGTCGGGCAGACGTTCGACTTCGTGACCACCTTCGTGGTCATCCACGACGCCGCCGACCCGCAGCAGATGCTGCGCGACCTGCGCGCGGCGACCGCCGACGACGGCACCTACCTGATGGTCGAGCTCAACCTGTCGGAGGAACTGCACGAGAACATGAACCTGTTCGGCCGGGTCATGTATCCGCAGAGCACGCTGTACTGCATGACCTGCTCGCTGTCGCACGACGGCGCCGGGCTGGGCGCGTTCATGGGCGAGAAGCGCGCCCGCGCCATGGCCAGCGAGGCCGGATTCGGCCGTTTCCGCAAAGTGCCGTCGGAGCGGCCGCCGCTGCCGGCGTTGTTCGAACTGCGGCCCTGA
- a CDS encoding TIGR02449 family protein, whose protein sequence is MDRAELIAELQAVLARVDELGDRVRRLSDENRSLRQQQEQLVGERSALLAKNEQARTRVEAMIARLKSLEQHT, encoded by the coding sequence ATGGATCGCGCCGAACTGATCGCCGAACTGCAAGCCGTGCTCGCCCGGGTCGATGAACTCGGCGACCGCGTGCGCCGGCTCAGCGACGAGAACCGCAGCCTGCGCCAGCAGCAGGAGCAACTGGTCGGCGAACGTTCGGCCCTGCTGGCCAAGAACGAACAGGCGCGCACCCGCGTCGAAGCCATGATCGCCCGGCTCAAGTCGCTGGAGCAGCACACCTGA
- a CDS encoding cell division protein ZapA translates to MSTTSEAVSIRLLDREYTVGCEPNEREDLLAAARMLDGKMREIRGGNRMAALDRVAVLAALNFAHELQQLRGESGGRERELARTLDDLHRKLDSLFDAASR, encoded by the coding sequence ATGAGTACGACGAGCGAAGCCGTCAGCATCCGCCTGCTCGACCGCGAGTACACGGTCGGCTGCGAGCCCAACGAACGCGAAGACCTGCTCGCCGCCGCGCGCATGCTCGACGGCAAGATGCGCGAGATCCGCGGCGGCAACCGCATGGCCGCGCTCGACCGCGTCGCGGTGCTGGCCGCGCTCAACTTCGCCCACGAACTGCAGCAGCTGCGCGGCGAAAGCGGCGGCCGCGAACGCGAGCTGGCGCGCACCCTCGACGACCTGCACCGCAAGCTCGACAGCCTGTTCGACGCGGCCTCGCGCTGA
- a CDS encoding 5-formyltetrahydrofolate cyclo-ligase, with the protein MTDDRTTLRRELRARRRNLPAAARIGGAEALAAQLLALPFAPPSGYVAGYWAMDGEIALHAWQLRLPRDCVYCLPVLHADQRLRFAPWRPGDALVANRFGIPEPALAPESLLEPEQMSLIVLPLVGFDGRGHRLGMGGGWYDRSLAFRQRRPAPPWLVGAGFELQRVERLDAADWDVALDAVCTEAGTVDCRSALYV; encoded by the coding sequence ATGACGGACGACCGCACCACCCTGCGCCGCGAACTGCGCGCGCGCCGCCGCAACCTGCCCGCCGCCGCCCGCATCGGCGGCGCCGAGGCGCTCGCCGCGCAACTGCTCGCGCTGCCGTTCGCGCCGCCGTCGGGCTACGTCGCCGGCTACTGGGCCATGGACGGCGAAATCGCCCTGCACGCCTGGCAGCTGCGCCTGCCGCGCGATTGCGTCTACTGCCTGCCGGTGCTGCACGCCGACCAGCGCCTGCGTTTCGCGCCGTGGCGCCCGGGCGACGCCTTGGTCGCCAACCGGTTCGGCATCCCCGAGCCGGCGCTGGCGCCCGAATCGCTGCTCGAACCCGAGCAGATGAGCCTGATCGTGCTGCCGCTGGTCGGATTCGACGGCCGCGGCCACCGGCTCGGCATGGGCGGCGGCTGGTACGATCGCAGCCTCGCCTTCCGCCAACGCCGCCCCGCCCCGCCCTGGCTGGTCGGCGCCGGCTTCGAACTGCAGCGCGTCGAGCGCCTCGACGCCGCCGACTGGGATGTCGCGCTGGACGCCGTGTGCACCGAAGCCGGCACCGTGGACTGCCGCTCCGCGCTGTACGTCTGA
- a CDS encoding EVE domain-containing protein: MTARRRYWLMKSEPDTFSIDDLERVRTEPWNGVRNYQARNYMRDGMKVGDGVLFYHSNTAVPGIVGIATIAAEAYPDPTQFDPKSDYHDPKSTREDPRWLLVDVAFERKLSRTIALDEIKARADELGEDFALTRRGNRLSVLPVSAAQWKLLLAME, from the coding sequence ATGACCGCACGACGCCGCTACTGGCTGATGAAGTCCGAACCGGACACCTTCTCCATCGACGATCTTGAACGCGTACGCACCGAGCCATGGAACGGCGTGCGCAACTACCAGGCCCGCAACTACATGCGCGACGGCATGAAGGTGGGCGACGGCGTTCTGTTCTATCACTCCAACACCGCGGTGCCCGGCATCGTCGGCATCGCCACCATCGCCGCCGAGGCGTATCCGGATCCGACCCAGTTCGATCCCAAGTCCGACTACCACGATCCCAAGAGCACCCGCGAGGACCCGCGCTGGCTGTTGGTGGACGTGGCGTTCGAACGCAAGCTCTCGCGCACCATCGCGCTCGACGAGATCAAGGCCCGCGCCGACGAACTCGGCGAGGATTTCGCCCTGACCCGCCGCGGCAACCGACTCTCGGTGCTGCCGGTGTCGGCGGCGCAATGGAAGCTGTTGCTGGCGATGGAGTGA
- the rpiA gene encoding ribose-5-phosphate isomerase RpiA, translating to MSETKRLAAEKAIDYIEDGMIVGVGTGSTVAYFIQALGRIKERIKGAVSSSEQSTALLRELGIEVLDLNSAGQLSLYVDGADECDPNKCLIKGGGAALTREKIIAEASAKFVCIVDPSKQVKVLGKFPLPVEVIPMARSLVARQIVAITGGQPVWRQDAAGNGVVTDNGNVILDIHNLAITEPVKLENALNQIPGVVAVGLFARRKADVVIVGGEPPVVL from the coding sequence ATGAGCGAAACCAAGCGCCTGGCAGCCGAAAAAGCCATCGACTACATCGAAGACGGCATGATCGTCGGCGTCGGCACCGGCTCCACCGTCGCCTATTTCATCCAGGCCCTGGGCCGGATCAAGGAGCGCATCAAGGGCGCGGTGTCCAGCTCGGAACAGAGCACGGCGCTGCTGCGCGAACTCGGCATCGAGGTGCTCGACCTCAACAGCGCCGGCCAGTTGTCGCTGTACGTCGACGGCGCCGACGAGTGCGATCCGAACAAGTGCCTGATCAAGGGCGGCGGCGCCGCGCTGACCCGCGAGAAAATCATCGCCGAGGCCAGCGCCAAGTTCGTCTGCATCGTCGACCCGTCCAAGCAGGTCAAGGTGCTCGGCAAGTTCCCGCTGCCGGTGGAAGTGATCCCGATGGCGCGCAGCCTGGTCGCGCGCCAGATCGTGGCGATCACCGGCGGCCAGCCGGTGTGGCGCCAGGATGCGGCCGGCAACGGCGTGGTCACCGACAACGGCAACGTCATCCTCGACATCCACAACCTGGCCATCACCGAGCCGGTCAAGCTGGAAAACGCGCTCAACCAGATCCCGGGCGTGGTCGCGGTCGGCCTGTTCGCGCGACGCAAGGCGGACGTCGTCATCGTCGGCGGCGAGCCGCCGGTGGTGCTGTAA
- a CDS encoding ATP-binding protein, whose translation MSTDHSPYGAVFNHQLWDLSSLILNTRLAAALDRGVARYPIHRSLRLAARTHVDAMFDDLATQLGLSAHRPSGRNLLLDGEGVFVDARAGSKADYCSFYFGIWADSVERAEAVLQAVQARIEPVRIREPMFSIDWNFLSGNGELQSASIEELADDVLLDEAYPEIGDVAGFIDRYLRAKETVLVLQGRPGTGKTRLIRAILGEISRRNEGSAQALYTGDKKALECDEIYVKFITGDDHAFVVEDADHLLRPRAEGNEHLHRFLAIADGVVRAQGRKIVFSTNLPNVGDLDDALVRPGRCFAHVDVRELRLDEAAVLIRRLAGERGLDADAAIAAIAGSGNRSHSLAAIYQAVDRLK comes from the coding sequence ATGAGTACCGACCACTCGCCTTACGGCGCTGTCTTCAATCATCAGCTCTGGGACCTGTCCTCGCTGATCCTCAACACCCGCCTCGCCGCCGCGCTCGACCGCGGCGTCGCCCGCTACCCGATCCACCGCTCGCTGCGCCTGGCCGCGCGCACCCACGTCGACGCCATGTTCGACGACCTCGCGACCCAGCTCGGCCTGAGCGCGCACCGCCCCAGCGGCCGCAACCTGCTGCTCGACGGCGAAGGCGTGTTCGTCGATGCCCGCGCCGGCAGCAAGGCCGACTATTGTTCGTTCTATTTCGGCATCTGGGCCGACTCGGTCGAACGCGCCGAAGCGGTCCTGCAAGCCGTGCAGGCGCGCATCGAACCGGTGCGGATCCGCGAGCCGATGTTCTCCATCGACTGGAACTTCCTCAGCGGCAACGGCGAATTGCAAAGCGCCAGCATCGAAGAGCTCGCCGACGACGTGCTGCTCGACGAGGCCTACCCCGAAATCGGCGACGTCGCCGGCTTCATCGACCGCTACCTGCGCGCCAAGGAAACCGTGCTGGTGCTGCAGGGCCGGCCCGGCACCGGCAAGACCCGGTTGATCCGCGCCATCCTCGGCGAGATCTCGCGCCGCAACGAAGGCAGCGCGCAGGCGCTGTACACCGGCGACAAGAAAGCGCTGGAGTGCGACGAGATCTACGTCAAGTTCATCACCGGCGACGACCACGCCTTCGTCGTCGAGGACGCCGACCACCTGCTGCGCCCGCGCGCCGAAGGCAACGAGCACCTGCACCGCTTCCTCGCCATCGCCGACGGCGTGGTGCGCGCGCAGGGCCGCAAGATCGTCTTCTCGACCAACCTGCCGAATGTCGGCGACCTCGACGATGCGCTGGTGCGGCCAGGCCGTTGCTTCGCCCACGTCGACGTGCGCGAACTGCGGCTCGACGAAGCCGCGGTGCTGATCCGGCGCCTGGCCGGCGAACGCGGCCTGGACGCCGACGCCGCCATCGCCGCGATCGCCGGCAGCGGCAATCGCAGCCACTCGCTCGCTGCGATCTATCAGGCCGTCGACCGACTGAAGTGA